The Streptomyces sp. TLI_105 DNA segment GATCCACCGCTTCAACGAGATCGGGCTCGCATGCCTTGACCCTCAGTGGGCGGGAGGCCGTCCCCGCCTGCTCAATGATGACGACGAGGACTTCGTCGCCCAGACGGCCACCACCCGTCCCGACTCTGCTGGGCAAGCCCTTCACCCGCTGGTCGATCCGCAAGCTCGCCGATCACTTGCGCAGGAACGGCGCCCGCCCGATCCGGATCGGGCGCGAGGCCCTACGGTGCTTACTGACCCGCCACGGGATCACCTTCCAGCGCACGAAAACCTGGAAGGAGTCTCCGGACCCGGACATTGACGCCAAGCCGGCCCGCATCGAATACGCGGTCACCGAACGGCCCGGCCGCACGTTCGCCTTCGACGAGTTCGGACCCCTCGGCATCCGCCCCACCGCCGGCTCCTGCTGGGCCAAGGAGAACCGTCCCGACCGGCTGCCGGCGACCTACCGCCGTACCCAGGGCATCACCTACTTCCACGGCTGCTCCTCCGTCGGCGACGACCGGATACGGGTCGTCAACCAGCGCCGCAAAGGCATCGACCACACCTGGGCAGCTCTGCGATCGATGCGAGACCGCCCAGACCCGGGCCCTGCACCCCTACCCGTGCTGGCGCAACAACAATGCCCGCCACCCCGACGTCCTGGCCGCCCAACGAGGCGCACGCGCCCGCGGCCGTGGCGAGAAGGGCATCCGCTGGGGCGGCCGGCCTCTCCCGACCGCGGCCTGATCGTCTACCTCGGGATCAGATGTCGCCCTGGACGAGAGCGTGGAGGTGCTCGTCATGCCATCCGTCCGCGTGCAGCAGCGCACTGCGCATGGTGCCTTCGAGGGAATATCCGGCCTTCTCCGCCACACGGCAGGATGCCGGGTTGGCCACCGAGTGACACAGACGCAGGCGATGCAGGCCAAGGTCGTTCAGCGCCCACTGGCTGACGCGTTTCGTGGCCTCGACCACCACGCCACCACCGCGGGCTGCGGGGAGTATCCAGTAGACGACTTCGGCGCTGCCGCCGCTGAGGTCGATGTCGCCCCATCCGATCAGTCCCACGGCCTCCCCACCCGGTCTCGCGATGGCCCAAATCGCGCTCACCTCGGCCCGCCAACGCTCGTGCATGCGTTCGATCCTCCGCCGCGCGTCTTCCGATGTCTCCACGAGCAGGCGGTTCCACTGACGCACCCCGGGATCCTGGCTGGCCGCTACCAGGACGTCGGCGTCGGAGACACGCCAGGGACGCAGCTCAAGGCCGCTTGGAAGGCCGAGCACCGGCTGATCCCTCGTGGCCATCCGACCCGCAGGAACGACTGGTGGTATCCGTGAGCTGGAGATCATTTCGGCATCCTGCCACAGCTTCAGCCCCGCAAAGCCGGTCGTCCGACGCCCCCGACTTCAACCCGGTGAACCTATGCGGTCACGGCACCAGGGCGCGTATCGAGTCGTGATCATCGGGTGGTCCTGGTGAGGTCTTTGATCCAGATCGTCGAGGCGTGCAGGTGGAGACTGGCGAGGTAGCTGTCGGGAGACTTGTCGTATCGGGTGTCTCACCGTCCCAGTTCCGGCCTCCCGGTACGTCACGCTCTGGGGCGGGTGAGGCACGTGGAGCCGACGTGAGCCGACCGGTGCACTGATGTCCGGGCGGGGACTCATGGGACATGGCCCGGCACCCGGCTCAGGTTCCGGGGAGGATACGGCGCGTTTCGTAGGCCCACATCGCGATCTCGACCCGGTTGCGAGCGCCGAGTTTGGCCATCAGGCTGGCCAGATGCGTCTTCACCGTGCTGAGGCTGATGTGCAGTGCATCGGCGATCTCGGTGTTGGTCAGCCCGCGAGCGACGGCGAGGAGCACCTGCTCCTCGCGGGCGGTGACGGGGGAGACCGGCTGGGCCACGGGCCGGCCGGCGGGCAGGTCCGCGAATGCCTGGAGCAGACGGACGGTGACGCTGGGCGCGATGAGCGCCTCACCGCCGGACGCCGACCGTACGGCCTGCGCCAGAAGGTCCGGTCCCGTGTCCTTGAGGAGGAATCCGCGGGCGCCGGCACGCAGCGCGCCGTAGACGTACTCGTCGAGGTCGAACGTGGTGATGACGACCACGGCCAGCGGGTCGGCGACGCCCGGGCCGGCGACCAGCCGGGTGGCCTCGAGCCCGTCGATCACGGGCATGCGGATGTCGAACAGGCAGACGTCGGGGCGCAGTTCGCGGGCCAGGCGTACCGCTTCCTGTCCGTCGGCGGCCTCGCCGACCACCTCGATGCCGGGCTGGGCGTTCAGCATGATCCGCAACCCGGTGCGGATGATCGTCTGGTCGTCAGCGACGAGGACGCGAATGGACACCGCTCTCGCTCCTCGCTCTCGGCAGTTCGGCTTCGACATGCCAGCCCCGGTCGGTACCCGGGCCGACTCGTAGTGTGCCGCCGAGCAGGGTCGCGCGCTCGCGCAGTCCGGTAAGTCCGTATCCGTCGCGACCCCGGCCGGTGCGCCGGCCGTTGTCACGCACGCTCACCCGCACCGTGTGCCGTTCCGCGGCGACCCGAACGACGAGCTCGGTCGCGTCGACCGCATGGCGCAGCGCGTTGGTCACCGACTCCTGCACGATCCGGTAGACGGCCGCGTCCACGGCCGGGGGCAGCGCGTCCAGTTCGCCGTCGAGCCCCAGATCGACCCTGAGGCGACCACCCGGGGTGCGCACCAGGCGCTCCAGATCCGCGACTCCGGCAGGGGGCGCCAGCTCGGCGCCGACCCCGCGGTCGCGCAGCGTGGCGACCATGGCGCGCATTTCCTCCAGCGTGCGCGCCCCTTCCTCCTCGACCCCCTCCAGCGCCGCGACGGCGGCGGACGGGTCGGTGCCCGCGAGCACCCGGCCCGCCTGGGCGATGATCACCATGGCCGACACGTGGTGGGCCACCGTGTCGTGCAGTTCCCGGGCGAGCTGCTCGCGCTCGCGGGAGCGCACCTGCTCCAACTGCCGCTCGCGAGCGGTCACCCGGAACCGCACGGCAGCCCCGACCACGCCGGGCAGCAGCAGGAAGACGAAGCCCACGAGATTTTCGACGACCGGGGTCTCGTCCGTGACGG contains these protein-coding regions:
- a CDS encoding GNAT family N-acetyltransferase, which gives rise to MISSSRIPPVVPAGRMATRDQPVLGLPSGLELRPWRVSDADVLVAASQDPGVRQWNRLLVETSEDARRRIERMHERWRAEVSAIWAIARPGGEAVGLIGWGDIDLSGGSAEVVYWILPAARGGGVVVEATKRVSQWALNDLGLHRLRLCHSVANPASCRVAEKAGYSLEGTMRSALLHADGWHDEHLHALVQGDI
- a CDS encoding response regulator transcription factor, translated to MSIRVLVADDQTIIRTGLRIMLNAQPGIEVVGEAADGQEAVRLARELRPDVCLFDIRMPVIDGLEATRLVAGPGVADPLAVVVITTFDLDEYVYGALRAGARGFLLKDTGPDLLAQAVRSASGGEALIAPSVTVRLLQAFADLPAGRPVAQPVSPVTAREEQVLLAVARGLTNTEIADALHISLSTVKTHLASLMAKLGARNRVEIAMWAYETRRILPGT
- a CDS encoding sensor histidine kinase, producing MLRDDLRTLWTEPRPPDAPARVRRDWALLAAGLAGLALEATLRENVVWRPVAVVFAVWLCLLPLWRRTRPLAMVTLAFGSVILLQVASLVAAPREPVGLYTDAVVLVLVYALPRWGSGREIVLGGAVTLAASALCSVTDETPVVENLVGFVFLLLPGVVGAAVRFRVTARERQLEQVRSREREQLARELHDTVAHHVSAMVIIAQAGRVLAGTDPSAAVAALEGVEEEGARTLEEMRAMVATLRDRGVGAELAPPAGVADLERLVRTPGGRLRVDLGLDGELDALPPAVDAAVYRIVQESVTNALRHAVDATELVVRVAAERHTVRVSVRDNGRRTGRGRDGYGLTGLRERATLLGGTLRVGPGTDRGWHVEAELPRARSESGVHSRPRR